In the genome of Arachis stenosperma cultivar V10309 chromosome 6, arast.V10309.gnm1.PFL2, whole genome shotgun sequence, the window CGTTAGCACTGTGCTAAGAACAACAACCTCACAAGAAATACATGCTCCATTATTATCATCTTGATATTTAAAGCCGTGAATGCTTAAAGTTAGGTCGGGGGGCACAGAATAGAAAAAACGAATTAAACAAGTTGACTTTTTTGGGCTTCTGCGCGCTACATTTATTAATTAACTTCTTTATTGATTATTAAAGTCTCCTTTTTAGTTATATGCTCAGTTTACTTGTGAGTCTTaagattatttaaaataaaataatgaagtGTTTTAATTtaacttctttaattttctattaTTAATTACTCATATGAATAGTTTTAACAGAGTCTATaagaaaaatactatttatttgtttattaaattattttagtaCATTGTGCCACCTATTTAAGCACTAAAGAGTAAGTGCTTTTTTCTATGTATCATTATACCAATATCTCTGCTTATTAGTGCTCTTTTTTGTCATCGAATTTATTAGTGTTAGTGTGTGTGTGTGGCTTTTCAATCCCATCATCATTCAATTATTCAAGATGATGCACAGAAATTCCCAAAGGCTCTTATTGCTACTTCTCTTTCTGGGTTTctcttcttatcttcttctcTCTGCTTCTGCTATCCCTGCAACCAGTAAGACAGGCCTTCAAAGTTTTTAATAAATATCATTGTATCTGTTCTGTTTTATTATCACTTATTATTATAGGAATTGGATACATCATTGAATTAATGACAGATAAACTAAAAGAGAATGGAAAAAGTAATTAATATGAAGTTATTACTTGATCATCCGTTTGtctgtttattttaatttgtgtggAGTTTAATATGATGAATAATTAGGGATTAATTTGGTTTAATTTGTGTGATTAAGGAACCCAGAATTTGGATGGTGAAGAATCCAAAGATGCATCACTTCTACTTTCTTTAGCTAAGGTTATTTCttcaatctctctctctctctctctctctctctctctctctctctctacatAATTGTTGGATGATAACAATTTTGATCCAAAAGATTCCAAGGTTTTGGATTATTTCAGTGATTTGATATTCAAACAATTTTCATGGCACCATATTTAATCTcttttgaataaaagaaaaataaaatacatatttaaatgtatatatataccttgtttttctttttctctgtcCTACTACACAAGAATATGTGTATGTGATTAATATAGTGTACGTGTGAAAATACTCACTAAAAAATGATCATGTCCAATTTTAAAGTCTTGGTTCAAGTTTATGACTTCTTAAACTACCATGATAGCTAAGATATACCAGGAAATTAAAGAgtagaaaagataaaaagtctTACCAACCTCTTAATTATTGTTGTGGAGTTGCATCAACTTATATACATGACAATAAGTTATATGGACTGctatttttttacaataaaaatcAATAGTATATATGGTTCTCTGTAATTAAATTTTTCTCATATATTTTTCCTACCAGAATATGCAGAAATTGGAAAATAATGTTGAGGATGTGGAGGAAAGATTCATAAATAGGAGGATGGATTTGGAAACACAAGACTATGAAGGAACTGGAGCAAATAAAGATCATGACCCCAAATCCCCTGGAAGTGTTTAATTAATTCTCCC includes:
- the LOC130935760 gene encoding uncharacterized protein LOC130935760 — encoded protein: MMHRNSQRLLLLLLFLGFSSYLLLSASAIPATRTQNLDGEESKDASLLLSLAKNMQKLENNVEDVEERFINRRMDLETQDYEGTGANKDHDPKSPGSV